From a single Erpetoichthys calabaricus chromosome 1, fErpCal1.3, whole genome shotgun sequence genomic region:
- the LOC114669364 gene encoding class I histocompatibility antigen, F10 alpha chain-like — MYWLLAGGILCCIHASYSAMLSFRALYIVGLNSTEFPNLTLWEMVDELELYHYDSNNMSFISQYEWLKNIEDQQFWTFQNNLLYYLKDLSNNAIKTVMGLFNQTSGVHFLQGMAGCDINGSSFAVLGYDGNDLLLFNTTSLKCTAAEQEVNVLEDICNIPLISVQFWKQSVLDGYSRLLSLGQKH, encoded by the exons ATGTATTGGCTTTTAGCAGGAGGAATACTTTGTTGCATCCATGCATCATACTCAG CTATGCTCTCCTTCAGAGCCTTGTATATTGTTGGCCTAAACAGCACTGAGTTCCCAAACTTAACCCTTTGGGAGATGGTAGATGAGCTGGAACTGTATCACTATGACAGCAATAATATGTCATTTATATCACAGTATGAGTGGTTAAAAAATATTGAAGATCAGCAATTCTGGACATTTCAGAATAATCTCTTATATTATCTGAAGGATCTTAGCAACAATGCTATCAAAACTGTAATGGGACTTTTCAACCAAACATCTG GTGTTCATTTTCTTCAAGGGATGGCTGGATGTGATATAAATGGAAGCTCATTTGCTGTTTTAGGATATGATGGGAATGACTTGCTCTTATTTAATACAACCTCACTGAAATGTACTGCTGCTGAACAGGAAGTAAACGTTCTTGAAGATATTTGTAACATTCCACTTATTTCTGTACAATTTTGGAAGCAGTCTGTTTTGGATGGTTACAGCAGATTACTATCTTTGGGGCAGAAACACTGA